TATGGGACCTGCAGAGGAAAAGGTGCATCAAACGGTTGAGTGGTCATATTGACACAATTACAGGTGTAATGTACAACTGCAAAGATGAACATTTAGCATCCATCAACGAGAAGGGGGATCTCATACTTCATTATCTTGCTTCCGGAACACGGGCTGAACTCAAGGATCCAAATGGGCAGGTTATTGGctgtcaaatattttgaaaattccaaACTTTCGCTCTACTAACATCTTTTTTGGTTTAACATGAATCTGTATCGGTGATGCGATTTCAGGTACTAAGAGTACTTGATTATTCTCGATTTAGTCGACATCTTTTGTCAACAGCTGGGGATGATGGATCTGTTCATATTTGGGATACAACTGGTCGCAGACCAAAGGTtagtaaaataatatttcttaatCTGCTAAAATGAAGGAGAAATTGTATTTGTTCCCTGCATTCACTAAAAAATTGATCTCCATTCACTCTGGCTCTTGGTGTCAGGTTTCTTGGTTGAAACAGCATTCTGCCCCAACAACTGGTATTTGCTTCTCTCCATCAAGTGACAAGGTATTATCTTCCTAGGAATCTATTAAATGATTTGGATTTCTGGTGGATAATTATACATGGTTTGGCTAGTTTTGTTGGATGGGAGGTGCTTGTTCTATAGAAAATCAATGGCCATTATATCCTGACTTGTTTTCCCTGTAGATTATTGTTACAGTTGGTCTTGATAAAAAGTTGTATATGTTTGATTCTGGAACAAAAAGACCCTCATATTGCATGCCTTTTGAGGCACCCTTCTCATCGCTGGCATACTGTGATGATGGTAATCTATTGGCTGCTGGGACAAATAATGGACGTGTAGTATTCTATGATGTTCGAGGGAAACCTCAACCTTTCACAGTTCTTCGTGCATACAGTAGTTCAGAGGTAAGATATCTTATCTGCCAAGAATAGCATGTATTTCATAGTCATCTTGATTCTTTTTTTCACTGCTTCATTAAATAGTCTATTTATATGCTGATGATAGCATGCCTTTCATAGTCATGTTTGTTCTTTTTATGCTAAACAATCCTGTCAGGTCATGCAGAACATGCAAGCATATAGATGCTGCAAAGGTTTTTATTAGTTTATTTGATCTCATATGATAGATTTAGATTCAATTTCATCAAGTAATCTGAGAAAATCACACGTTTGGGTTTTAGATTATTAGATCACAGGCAGTGCAcatagataaaaaaaatctatcttTTTAAATAAAGATTGATTGAAAATTACATCTGTGCTAGTTTATTGATACCTGTTATGATGCTTGATTAGCCTTGTGAAACAAATTATAAGTGAGAACAGATACAatatatttctgtgatatttAAAGAAGTGTTTTCACTGTGATTTTGGGTATTCATCAAAAGtttaataaataaagaaatcatTTTTTTCCCCGTCTCTCTGGTTTACATCTTTTCTTCAGTTCAACCACTGTTAATGATTATTCTAGAGTGACCTGCGTGTCTTTGGTTTACATCTCTGATTCAATTCAATAATTGTTAGTGAATTGATTTCTACTAGATGATTGCTCTGCAACCACAGTATGTCTTTTCTGTAAGTCTTATGCATGTCTCACCTTGGGTGTTGTTTCCCACAGTTCTAAAACACAACTAATTTACTTGATGTATTCATGAGAAGGAAAAATACAACTGAGTTCTAAAGCAATTGATGCTTCTGTTAAAGTTGCAAAAGAATTACTAAAATTTGATGATGTTCTTGGCAGACTAATAGCATGTGTGAACAATTTGAATACCACTGCTTTATATGTTAATAAATTTGAAGAAATATAACCACGGCTGGCTATACATAGTATAATCTCATCTTTTGCTATTTGATGTTTTCCTTCAAATATGTCCTAAGCATTTATTTATTTCGGCTTGAACCTACAAACATTGTTTATGTCCTACAAACATACATTCAACAATGGTAGAAGATTTTATAGAAGTTGACTAAAAATGACAACACTGCTCCCTGCAATTAAAagcttcatcagaggtagctttgctCTTCTAtgcttcactggatttgttgtgtagtcatatttctttgttcaaccattatcatgcctagtaagttgttgtattatgcctagtaagttgttgaaTGATGcctactaatatattatttatgtgtttttacagtttacaaatctcaagtactccatagTTGAAATTGAtaaagtgcggttcgagtgggctgaatgcatgctagattacatttgaagtgtggttctaccttgatgtgttgttaaaagaatgttctaccttgatgttgatatctattagctagcttttgatgtaaaaagaatgtttaggtattttatggatactgttgtaagaagattatttatataatttgtgaatatttgtgtattttatggatattgttgaatgaagaatatttgtataatttgtgaatatttgtgtattttttttattattgtcgatttttcattgtttcggaaattaaatttgtgctgttaaaaaatatacatattacatcggttttccaccgttgcAAAACTGGTGTTGTtaaataatattacatcggtcatttaccgctgtcaaaactggtgttattaacatacaatattacatcggttttacaccgttgatgaaacggtgtcgttaagtgatactacaccggttaataaccgattcgaagaccggtgtcgttaagtgatactacaccggttttaacccgatgtctaaaatggcagacttttaacatcggcttcatagacatcggtcgaaaatgaaatagacaccggtggaaaaccgatgtctatgagggtttttgttgtagtggggctacgatactctatgtacaaatttttctttttaaaatagcggaagacttaaaataattttcttagtttaataaaaacttttcttttgtttttcttttcatcaaatctgaactacactatcatggcatcaataacatgatatcaaaattagtagaaacataacatcaagtcacacatacggtactacaattcacgataccaaagcatagttctttaaaagtttttaaagcatgttcttatttggttgcctagccacttccacacacatctccttgcctctcctgttgctcctttagctcatccagctttttcctttatctgtggtacaaggaaagtaagctatgagcactcatggctcagtaagttcctttcctactcactaaaaccaaaaatcatcacatgatcaaagaatgtctcaacataacatgatctcaactagtcatggcataacatatcatactctttaagcatatcatgcaacataacaaaatcataactagtcatggcatatcatctcttaaagcatagcatggaacataacataatcatatctaatcatggcatatcatagtatcatcataaggtggcatggcatatcaagctcttaaagcatagcatgaaacataacataatcgtatctaatcatggcatatcataaatcatagcatcatcacaacatgatcataaggtatatgcaatatgattttgaaaacatgtatccgaaaaacatgtgtatgtctcatgatctttaaaaccatttcttcttacatatatacttgaacataatatcaacataattagggccccggcttgtaccacacatagataaatcacgtagatatgcgcgcttcctaagtatatccaaggtagcaagtcttgaatcatactaggaactagatctggatcacacagccatagacctaggggcgtactaaggagcccatccctttgtttttactagcctggatcacacaaccaaaggcctaggggctgattaggagcccacccttggtacaagccttacaaagtaaagtagcatgtataaaaatgcatcatttagtcacatagcatatcatagaagtatgcatcacttaggcatacgttatgtcataaaagtatgcatcacttaggcatacatcatgtcataaaaagtatgcatcacttaggcatacatcatgtcataaaaagtatgcatcacttaggcatacatcatgtcataaaagcatgcatattttcaccacatagcatatcatgagagcatgcatattttaggcacatagcatatcatcaaagcatgcatatttctatccacatagcatatcatgaaagcatgcatattttaagcacataacatatcattaaagcatgcatatttctatccacatagcatatcatgaaagcatgcatattttaagcacatagcatatcatcaaagcatgcatatttctatccacgtagcatatcatgaaagcatgcatattttaagcacatagcatatcatcaaagcatgcatatttctaagcacatatcatatcatggaaagtataaatcacaagcatacatgtttaagcataagggtgtatcatgtgattatactatcataagaaatatggtaacatagttagcttgggttctaagcttcctaatcccttgggttcttatcatggccgaacccccccttagatctcaatttaggtaaaaacaacctccaagcatgtggaacctaaattatcatcacatcaatttcataggaagcattataagcatgattaacttggtttctaagttctccaagtccctaaacttcatgtggccgaaccctatcaggtgtgaaacaaggtcccaaatgtcatgaaagcatggaaaccttaaaccatatttatagcattttttttccaagtaacatagtaagcatatttgagctagttcctaagttcttcaagcccttaacatatatcatggccgaaatttaacaagtattcattagggctaaaggcaagtatacaagcatgtgaacttgaactaacatcatgtataaattcataataaggcatcatacaatgggtatggccgaaacttaccctagcctcattttaggtcattaaacaacatatagcatgagaactttggctttctacttatcatatttcatgtagagtgacatgagcatatttaatttttgttctagggtttctagggtatctatcccttcatggccgaaacatacaatggtccatttaggtcatggaaaatttatacaagcatgtgactcaatcaacacattatcatatttccataagaagcatttttaacacaattggtttcaattctaaggcctctaggtcatttaaaccctacttgaccgagactcatcagtgtttacatttgcttcaaatagcctaaaagcataggaagtcatacaagtttcatagcatgtataaagacaagcataataaacgtacatgtgaattgtgtcttaggcttcctaggtttctttcctttttcttttatttttcctcatggccgaaacctaccaatctctaaactaggttttaagtggcctaaagcatggaaaacctaagtaagtttcatggcaaaaattactaagaacatcatatccaaatttggttcataaacaagctaggacccttgtgatcttacatgtcatatatcatgtaactaaattctctataccctaattaagcatgagagcattaaacaactttcatatcttaatatcacagaggtcttgagcatgttaaaattttgtttaagcttttctaagctatccatcttatcatggccgaaaatcttaatgaagagttcatgaatttctagcaatattcaacatgcaattttttaagagaactctatattctatcatataaacatggttacttaaatttaaaggtcttcctaaccctaagctcttttcttggccgaaacatatgagtggattttcttttggttccaagtaacttttaagcaagaaaaaccaacaaaagacccttagtaattcatggagggaatcttgtactagtttggttaaacaatgatttccctaacctctttaaaatatttttggccgaaattctagggttaagtactcctctgaccaagcatcatataggtataaaaacatgaaggaaaaccttcctacatagcatagaaaaatatcatgaaatgaggacttgtttaaaccttcctagatttgaaaactcttctttggccgaattttcttaaattctattataggttttctaatcctcataaaatccgaaaaacacataaaacgccttgtaccacaggtgaggggaagcttacatccttttcgcttgtggatctaaggtgtggtgatggaagaagtagcctcttcttctagttccctttccttgattcccttgctaagtcctccttgtatcttaggctttcttaggagaaaaccttggcttggggccgaagatggaagagaggggactgagggttcggtgagggagaggagagaatgagagaaatgagagaaaaataaaatctcctctttacatactctcttttatgttaagggggaagaggtagcaaaattagtttttgctttccttctcccttagcccttttttttattttcttttatttattttattttctaatttattctcatcatttatgatgagaacaagggggaatgaatccccttcattctccatttaattgtcacggcaagagagggaaaagagagaaagggaggaaggcatgttgcctttctcttgctcttgtcttgctttctcttcttagatctttactcctatctttatcatgcattccctttcctttctatcaatatcttctctctatcccaattggtttctacttattaattctataaattataatgtaagaggttcaaggttcaatccttgacctcctcttctttttatttcattttatttctttttgcttcaactcacttcttattatttttctaaggcaaaattcgcGGCTGTTAGCAATGACAACTTTGACTATGAGGGTATCGTCATGAGGGAGCTCCACTCCCTCCAGGTCTTGCAGCTTGAAGCTGATTAACGACCCTGCAGCTTGCTCCCGGCTGTAACCTACCGCATGTATCTCTAAGAGGCGTTTATGGGACTTCTATGCTCTGGTAGAATCTCCATCCGTGGGTTCTCCGAAGATCATGCCGATCTCCCAGATGGCGATATTTCCCCTATTCTCTTCCTCAGGGGATTCTATCGGCTCCTTGTCCCAGCCTGCCTGTTGACTTCCCTGACCTCCGCTTTCAGGCAGGGGTTTGCTTGATTGTCCTGTGGAAGTAGGCGAATTGTAGAGAAGCCTCTGGAGTTTGGGCACGATCTCAGGTGGAGGCAGTCCAATTTTAGTTACCCGCCGAGAATCTCGGGCGAACTAGACGTAATTTCCTGTGTAATGGGTGTGGGACCTATGGTAGGTACAATAACGGGGTCCCTACTGGCCAAGTTTAGGAGCTTGGACAATTTCGACTGGTTGCGCCACCTTAGATTCCTGACTAGGCAGAAAACCCGGTCTGACATCCTTGGAGCGGGGAAAGGGTTGAGTGGGAGGTTGGCGTGGCCTTCTCTTCGCCTTGTTGATGGGAGCAAGCATTTTGGCTTCTTTTGTTTGAGCTGCCTGGGCCTCTTGTACATTAATGTAGCTTGCTGCTTTTCcaagcatctcatcaaaattttTCACAAGCTCTCGAATGAGGGCTCGGAAGACCTCCACTTTCACCAGATCGTGGGAGAAGGCACTCATCAAGATATCAAAGGTAGCGGACGGGACGTCCAGGGCTACATGGTTGAAACATTTTATACAGACCATTAGGGGCTCCGCAGGTCCTTGCTTGAGAACAAATAGGCAATGACTAGTTTTTTGATACTTCttgctactggcgaagtggtgcagGAAGGTGTTCCTGAAATCCTGAAAGTAAGTGATGAATCTAATAGgtaatccatcgaaccacttttgtGTTGAGCCTGATAGAATGTTTAAAAACACCTAGTACTTAATGATGCCACTATACTGGTGCAACAACACAACATTCTAAAATTTATGGAGGTGATCTTATGGGTCCTTACTACCGTCATACTCTCCAATAGTTGGGGGCTTATACCCCTTTGGTAGCTTTTCCTCGAGCACCCTTAGAGAGAAAGGTACTTGCAATTCCTCGAGCACCTCCTTCGGCTCCTCCCGAATGACTATGGCCTTCCCCTTTTTGGAGTGTCTGGATGGGAACTTTCGGCTGTGGAGACGTGGTACTACTCTTTCTTGTTGTAGTAATCCGAGTCGGGGTCGCAATAGAAAGCTCAAGGGAAATCCTCAGGTTGTTTCCTCTTAGACCCCCTGTCTCAAGCGTGGGTCTGGTCCTTTGAGACTGTAGGTATCCTATGTGGTTGTGAAGCAACAGTATGGCTTTCAAAAGACGCTCGCATCTTGGCTTCCTTGAGCAATTCATACTCTCCAATTGTCATGATTACGTTGATCTTACCATTAtcctccatcgtcacgttccagaacaggtggagaagattcccacagatggcaccaaattgatcatgtccaGTATCTGAGTTAGACGGAGGCCGACGGAGATGGCGTTGGTGTTAACAGAGAGGTGACTTTGATACACCCTGTGTATGCACGTCGAAAAGGCGAACCCCCACATGGAACCCCAAAGTCTGTAGTAGGAGAACTGATGGTACTTAGATTCTGCACAGACTCAGACAAGCACCTGGAGCGTTAGAGACTAGAAACTAGGGAAAAATTCCTCGCTGTAGGCCCTCTAATGCTCAAGTTAGGTCCTTTTTTTCCAGAAAAATAGTGcatgatgaaaaaaaaaactattgaaGATGAGTGCAGATGCGTGCGTACCTGGCCAAGGCAgagaacctccctttttatatggctCTGCATATCTTTTAAGCCTGACCGCTGTTAGAGCATATTGGGTGTTTGGGACTGTTGGGTGAGAGAGGATGTATGACAACCTCCTATTAGTAGAAGGAAGGTTCCACTCTCAAGGAATGGTAGACCACTAGAATATTTCCTAGCGTATGACAATTATTCTTTGACAAGAGGTTATGATTCTCTGACATTATTATTGCTTAGTGCTTTCCGTCCTGCCCAGGTTCAGCTACAAATAGCTCAGGATGACCGCTCAAATGTGCTACCAGGACTGACCCTTGATGAAGAGGATGAGCTGTGATGAACCGATCGGGTTTTATCTGAGATTGTGGCGAgggacttatcttttatgatttgACCGCTAAAGAGCCAGTCGGGAGTTGTCTTAGTAAAAGTACTAGGACCATCTATAAAGCTCGAGATGGGGAAATCCAATCAGTTGGGGGCAGGCTAGGAACTAGTCCAAGTTTCGTCTTATGTCTCGGATCTGGAGACCTACCCTGACTATGACCTACCAGGAATTATGCGGCTGATGATACGAAGCGGTCTAACTCCCGTCTTTTCGTGATTGTTGACTGCCACATTCTCTTGACTATTGAATGCcatgtccccttgacttttgactttcTGGCTCCTTAGGGTCCCTCCTTTATGTGACATATCAGTGAATATAGTTGATGTTCGTACAAGCTGGGAAAGaatataattttaagaaaattgggATATTAAGCAAACAAATTAGACGAGAGATAAATGTAATTAGACgagagataaatgtttgattagagaaatcaacttactttatgtatggtttggcATGAGTATGTATATTTTTGCAATATGATATTCTTCTtaagttaaccatctagaaatagaTATAATCATTGGCTTAccaggaaacttgaaaatagaaaggaTCAATGGGTCTATTGACTTAGGCACATCATCAGAATTTTTAagacacttgggatgtctggtttcacattatcaataaaataataGGAACAAAAAGAAGATGTTTCTTTAACCAGATAAACATTACATGTTGGCCCCTCAACTGTATTGCAAAGTACCAATTATTTGTATCTTTTATTGTAAATGTACTGGTAGATattccattgaataaaaaaaaggGTGAAAATATACACTCTAGCTTATATAGTATTAGAGGAATGTTTGttctagccgaagcatatcatTCATCATAATACACATCACTGTCAAATCTcgaaaaaaatatactaaattctatGAGTACTTATCAAATATTTTGAGAAAATAAGTCATGGAAAGTTGTTGGAATAAGTATTTATATGAATACATGACAGTGATAAATTTTCATTCTAAATATCTTTAATATGTTTATATCCACATACCGAGTAATATTTGACACATACACAtctgaaaattttatttctttaaacTAACTATATAAAAATTGACTTCTATTGTGAATCATATATGAAGGATCAAAAGTATCATATAATGATTATACTCAGTCTCTCTAAGTAAAATTATTAAATGAATTTAAGAGTTCGATCTTGAATTTATAATAACTACGATATTAAATATCAATAATTAATGAACTATTAGTTATATATAGATGGTTAATAATTAATGAAAAAGGAAGTTGGTGAGGTAATAATAATAAGAAGCAGACGAAGGGCAATTGCCTAAATATTACCAAAAACAGAATTAATTGTTGAATTAGtaattattatattataatgaaataggttTATAATAAATAGTGAAATAACAGATTTTAAAATGCTGATAATATATACAGATACTAAATAAAATGGACAACCTTACtcacaattaaaatttaaagttaaagcCATCTAGAAATTAAAATTCAGTAGGTTAATAACTTATTGCTATAAAACTTAAATTATTGAAAATCTAATAATTTTGTTAGATGGAAAAGTACGGaacattaaatttaataatataaaggTGGCTATTTGAATTATGCACGCCAGCAGACAGTCCTGGCTGTCGGCGGGTCTGCGAATCTGGGTGCCTAGCTAGCACGTGACTGATGGTAGAGCGCGCATGCTGATCACACAAGCCCGGGGACCATTCAGACTTGCAGTCTGTGAGTCTGCGTGCGGTGCGGTCATATGCCTTCCGTCTGGTGGACCAAGGTGGACCAAGCTTAGTTAGCTAAGCGGGATCATGGTCGAGTTATCTAAGTGAGTCATGTTGTTAGGACAGACATGGGTCATATACCTTCCGTCTAGTCCAAATTATCTAAAATAAAGTGAGCCTTAGCTGAAAATCCAAGTATAAGTATTTCTACATGACCTATTCAATCTTACAAAATTATCAGATAAATCCGAGAAGCATAAATATGCCACGAAGATGACCTAGGACTACAAGTGATTTGAACACTTCATATGTTTATTTACACCGTGTACAAATCGAACTTTCATGTTTTTGAGAAACTTATATGTTCGTTTACCATCACACCAAGTTTTGGGAGACAAGTGAGCCttagttttttattattattatttttattatttttatttttaatttttttaattgacaacAAGTATTGAATTTATGCCGATTAATCTTGAGAATGATCAATCCGactttataaaaattttccattagtcatcaaaataaattgaaaaatgtTGGTAATGAGTGATCCATCAATCAATGTTCTTAGATCAATCGTTTATTGACGAATCTAACAATTCTTTATGGCTGTGCTATATTGATCCTTAGTTGACTCAATCGGTTAAGGATGATGTAGAAGTGGTTTGAGATTATTTCACGTGAGCACATTACTATCTCATCTTTTCTTATATTtctctaaattttaattttttattaaatattttttgttcATTATTTAtggaattattaagttaatttagcGACAATGATATCTAATTTGTAGATATTGACAAATTTGGAGGTCATGATGTAAGGAGTATGCCGTCGACAATGAGATAGAGTTAGTTGGTCCACAAGTGTGGTGTGAGGCCGTGTTTGAGCATCCGTGCAAGAACTCAATCCACAGCTGCTCGCATTTGGCGTCA
This genomic stretch from Zingiber officinale cultivar Zhangliang chromosome 7A, Zo_v1.1, whole genome shotgun sequence harbors:
- the LOC122000115 gene encoding protein NEDD1-like — encoded protein: MVADFYGGKILLKVNLYVRADLVVASAGDDKKISLWNKNGQSMGSFPSHGSDLADDIEESINCISFSNKSSRYLCSGGSGHIVKIWDLQRKRCIKRLSGHIDTITGVMYNCKDEHLASINEKGDLILHYLASGTRAELKDPNGQVLRVLDYSRFSRHLLSTAGDDGSVHIWDTTGRRPKVSWLKQHSAPTTGICFSPSSDKIIVTVGLDKKLYMFDSGTKRPSYCMPFEAPFSSLAYCDDGNLLAAGTNNGRVVFYDVRGKPQPFTVLRAYSSSEVRYLICQE